The Xenopus tropicalis strain Nigerian chromosome 2, UCB_Xtro_10.0, whole genome shotgun sequence genome window below encodes:
- the ift22 gene encoding intraflagellar transport protein 22 homolog isoform X1, with amino-acid sequence MFKAKVLVVGPTESGKTILANFISDATETIGGEYNPTQGVRILEFECPNGNKGSSCEVELWDCGGDSKFESCWPVIMKDSHGVIIVFSADIPSHLKEIEMWHLNFIQKQRLQENRCLLIAHKKPGSGDERERLNLSPALAKLTLIYSNLEDDPEDVRMELMKYLRGIVSSLSESRDREEMSIIT; translated from the exons ATGTTTAAGGCGAAAGTGCTTGTCGTTGGACCCACGGAG AGCGGTAAAACCATTTTGGCCAATTTTATATCTGATGCAACAGAAACAATAGGTGGCGAATACAACCCCACTCAAGGTGTAAG aattctagAATTTGAATGTCCAAATGGAAATAAAGGCTCCTCTTGTGAAGTGGAACTTTGGGACTGTGGGGGAGATTCAAA GTTTGAGAGCTGTTGGCCAGTGATAATGAAAGACTCACATGGAGTAATCATAGTTTTCAGTGCTGATATTCCTAGTCATCTCAAAGAGATTGAAATGTGGCACTTAAACTTTATCCAGAAGCAGCGACTGCAGGAAAATCGGTGTCTTTTGATTGCACATAAAAAGCCTGGGTCAGGGGATGAAAGAGAACGTCTAAATTTAT CTCCAGCCCTTGCTAAATTAACCCTTATATATTCCAATCTGGAAGATGACCCTGAGGATGTAAGAATGGAGTTAATGAAATACCTTCGAGGCATAGTCAGTTCATTGTCGGAGAGCAGAGACCGAGAGGAAATGTCCATTATAACATAA